ATCGCGCTTTTGTGGCCAGCAGCTCCTGATTGTAGCGTTCCAGCTCGTTCTCTTTGGCCGTGATCTGATCGAGCTGTCCCCGCAGTGTCTCAACATACTGCTGGGCCGAAGCGGCCAGGTCGGCCTTTTCCGCCAGCGACCGCGCCAATTGCAGCACTTCCACGGCGTCGAACGGCTTTTTCAGGATCAGCAGGTTGCTGGTATGACCGAGCTCGGAGGAAATCTGGCTCCAATCGTAATCGGAGTAGGCCGTGCAGATCACGCACTGCATGTCCGGCAGCTCTTTCCAGAGGGCCTTGATGGTCTGCACGCCGTCGATGCCCGGCGGCATGCGGACGTCGACGAACGCCATATAGTAGGGCTGACCGCGGCGGGCCGCCTCGACGGCCATTCTCACGCCGTCTTCGCCCTGATAGGCGGAGTGAATCTCGATATCGAGCAGTCCGTTGATGTCGGCCGCGGTCGTCGTCTGGCTTTCGCCGCCGAAGAGATCCGCCTCCAGCGCGTCGATTTCCGAATGGGAAGCCACACCCCGCAATCCGTCGAACACCTTGCGGAAGTCGGTGTGGATGTCCTTGTTGTCGTCGATGATCAACAGCCGCCGCGTAGCAGCGGTCGGTTTGGGCTTGGTATTCATCGCCTTCATGTTTCTTAGGTGCCTTAAACAGTTGCCAGGGACGCCTCAGATTCTTCAACCACGCCTGATGTGTCGTCGTCGTCGGCCAGCTCGGTGATGAGCGGAATTTCGAGCATGAACGTGGCGCCCTGCCCCAAGCCATCGCTGTGTGCGCTGATTTTGCCCCCCATTTCCGCCATGGCGTTGGCCGCCGAGTGCAGTCCGAAACCGTTGCCCGATTTCTTCGTGGTAAAACCGAAATTGAAGATGCGGTTGACGTGCTCCGGATCGATGCCCCGTCCCGTGTCGGTCACCGTCAAGCGCACGCGGTCATTGGCCCGGCCGATCCGAATGGCGATCAGTCGCCGGGGGCCGTCGGCGCTGACGATCGACTCGGTGGCGTTCTTGATCAGGTTCTCGATGACCTGCAGCAGCTTGGACCGTTCGAGCACCATTTGCGGCAGTGGCTGAAAGTCGCGTTCGACGGTGATGCGGTTCTTCTGCAGCGAATGGCTGCGCATCAACAGTACGTCTTCGATGAGCGATGAGAGGTCGCAAAGTTCCTTGAACGACACCCGCTTCGCGTAGTTTTGCTCGGCGACGATGATGCTGCGGATGTGCTCGACCTTGTCGGTCAAGAAGCCGAGCTCCGAGAGCAAATCTTGTTGGTCGGCCGCCAAAGCCTTGGCCAGACCGCCCAGGTAGTCCTTGAGCTGCGCTCCGCGGCGGTCGCGGGCCAAGAAGGTTTCCAGATCGTCGGCGTGCTCGTCGAGGAGCTTGACGACCTTGCCCAGCCCGTCGACGCGAAGCTGCCGCAGCCGCTCGCCGAGCACGGTGGTCGAGATGTTGACGTTGTTGAGCACGTTGCCGACGTTGTGCAGCACGCCGGTGGTGATCTCGGTCATGCCGGCCAGATGCGCCATCTGCATCATCTGCGTCTGTGTGTTTTGCAGCGCCGTCAGCGTGTGCTCCAGTTCGGTGTTGCGTTCGTCGAGCTTGCGGTCCAGGGCCCGCAGCCGCAGCAGCGAACGGACGCGGGCCCGCAATTCCTCCGCGTCAAACGGCTTGACGAGATAGTCGTCGGCGCCGATGTCGAGTCCTTCGATCTTCATCGAGCGGTCCGCCTTGGCCGTGAGCAAAATGAAGGGAATTCGGGCCGTGACCGAATTGTCTTTCATTCGGCGGCAGAATTCGTAGCCGTCGGTGACCGGCATCATCACGTCGGAAAGGATGATGTCGGGCAGGATCTGCCGCGCGAGCTGCGTTCCCTGCTCGCCGTCTTCGGCCGTCACGACGTGGTATTCATCGCGGAGCACCGAGAGCAACAATCCGCGCATTTCGGGCGTATCGTCGGCCACGAGGACCGTCGGCGCACCGTCGGGGGCCGCCACCTGCTCCACGGGGGCCGCGTCATTGGCTTCGCAGGTCACCAGGTCGGCAAAGCGGCACGACCGCGCCATGGCCGAAACCTGACGCGCGACCTCCGTGGGAGGCTCGGTGATCGGCAGCCAAAACCAGAACGTCGCTCCTCGGCCCACGTCGCTGTCGATTTGAATCTTTCCGCCGTGCAACTCAATGATTTCTTTCACCAGCGACAGACCGAGACCGGTGCCGGAATACTTGCGGGCGGTCGAACCGTCGAGCTGTACAAACCGGTCGAACACGCGGCCATGGTCGTCGGGCGCAATGCCGATGCCCGAATCCTTGACGTAGACGTAAACCCGCGAGTCGTCGCGGCCCGTGCGGACCTCGACGGTGCCGCCCGCCGGCGTAAACTTCAACGCGTTCGACAGGAGATTGGTAATCACCGAATCCAACTTGTCGGTGTCGGCTCCGATGTCGGGCAGCTTGTCGTCCAGGACAACCTTGAGTTCGATCTGTCGCTGACCGGCCAAGGGGCGGGCCGACGCGGCCAACTCGTTGACCATGTCGTTAAGCTGCACCGCCGACAAGTTGACCTGAGCGTGCCCGGCCTCGAGCTTCGAGAACTCCAGCAGGCGGTTGATCAGGCCCAGCAACCGCCGGCCGTTCACGAGCGCCACATCGAGCATATATCCGGCATCGCCGGGCAATTGCTGCTGGCGCTTGTTCAGCAACTCTTCGATGGGCGCCAGGATCATCGTCAAGGGCGTGCGCAGCTCGTGGCTGACGTTGGAGAAGAACTGCGTCTTCAGCCGGTCGTGCTCTTGAAGCTGGCGAAAGGAAACCTGCAGCTCGCGCTTTTTCTTGGAGAGCTGACGGGTGCGCTGCTTGACCTTCTTTTCCAGATTGGCGTTCAGATCGCGGATGGTGTGGTCGTTGCGGTCGAGCTGGCTCACCATTTCGTTGAACTGGCGGGTGACGATGTCGATTTCGTCGTTGCCCGTCGGAGTCAGGCGCGCCGAGAGGTCGCCCGTTTGCACGCGCTTCATCGAGTCGACCAGGGCGCGGACGCGGACGGCGACCGATTGCGCCAGCACGGTCGAAAAAATCAGGCCGATGGCGACGGCCGCCACGGTGATGTAGCTGGTGTGCCGCTGCAAATTGGCCACCGCCTCGGCTTGCGTTTCCGGGTGGTTCACCAGGTCGGTGGCGCGCTGATTGGCCAACGTGCCGATCATCAAGGCCGTGGTCAAGATGATTAGCGCGAACGAAATGTTCATGCGTCCGCGCAGCTTGCTCACCGGGATCGCATCGAAATCGACCTCGATGCCATTGTTGAGCAGATAGGCGATCACCGGCCGCATGAACGAGCCGAACAGGAAGTACGTCGACATCAGCACCATGACGGTCGCCATGAAGGCCGCCAGGCTCACATTCATCAACACCGTCAGCGACGCGTTGTCGACCACGCGCAGGAAAATCAAGAGTGGAACGAGCGTGGTTAAAGGCACGACCCACGACTCGAACGAATGGTGCCGGCCCGCGAAGATCACGGCCTCGCGCCCCGCCTCCAACGCCAACGGCCGCTCGACGGGCACGGCCGCCCGGATGCGGCGGATCACTTCGCGCAAATGGCGCGTTTCCCATAGCGCTAAAACCACGGTGACCGTGACGGCGAACGCCACCAGCACCAGCGAGACGACCTCGAAGTGGTAACGGACGGTGTCGGGCAGCGCCAGCGACAGATTGACGTAATACAGCAGCAGCAAACCGCCGATCGACGCGCAGGCCCGCGTGACCCACATCATCACCAGGATGAAGTGGGGGCCGAACCGCGCCAGCATTTTTTCAGCGATGCGTTGCAGCATTGAAAGGGTTCAGGGTTCAGGGTTCGGGGCTCGGGGCTCGGGGCTCGGGGCTCGGGGCTCATCCCTAGCCACTAACCACTAATCACTTGTACCCGCGACTCCCCAGGTGCAAGCAAATCAGCCGTTCCAGCCCGTCAACCAGCTTGCCGAGATCGAAGGAATGGATGTGCGGCACGCGCGACAGCAAGTAGCGCCGGTGCTCCTGCCAGCGTTTGAGGAACTTCACCTCGTGACCGCCGTCGACGATGGCCCGCTTGATTTCGTCGCGATCGCCGGCACGGAGCTGCGCGACGGTCAGTTCGCCGCTGGCCAGCGCACTGGCATAGACGCCGCTGGAGTAATCGGCGTCGCCCAGTTCGCGCTCCCAAGTCGTGGTGAGATTGCCGATGCGGCCCATGCACTGGGCGTGCCATGCGGCGTCGCGCACCTGGCCCCACTCCGAACGATCGAAGCCCGGCGAGCACATCAGATCGAGCGTGCTGGAGATCATCATGTGCATGTTGTGCGGCGTATAGAGATCGTGCTCCGCCAGGTTCAGCAGCTCGATGTTCTCGTTCGCCAAGTGCGAATAACGCATCACATTGAAGAGCTGCCGGTAGTCGTAGTCGAACACTTTGGCGTACCGGTCGAACAGCGGATACCGCTTGGCCTGCGACACGATCTCATCCCAGACGGTCACGGCGAACTCGGCGTAGGCGCGCTGTTGCGCCGGAAAGCCGACAAAGCTCGGACGCGGGCCGTCGAGCGACAAGTTCAGCAGCGGTTCCAACAGCGCGTCGTCGCCCTTGCGGTCGGCGATGTCGTCCAACAGAACGTCGAGCACCACGCCGAGCACCTTGGTGTCGCACACTTCGTCGAACAACTCGGGCAACACGCAGGGCAGCGTGGTGACCATCACCCCCTGGTGGCACCACTTCCAGAGATACATGTTGCGCTGCCCCACCTTGCCGTACTCGGTGGCCCACTGTGCCAGCGCCGGGCTGAGCGTTTTCTTCAGTACGTGGGC
Above is a genomic segment from Pirellulales bacterium containing:
- a CDS encoding ATP-binding protein, with the protein product MLQRIAEKMLARFGPHFILVMMWVTRACASIGGLLLLYYVNLSLALPDTVRYHFEVVSLVLVAFAVTVTVVLALWETRHLREVIRRIRAAVPVERPLALEAGREAVIFAGRHHSFESWVVPLTTLVPLLIFLRVVDNASLTVLMNVSLAAFMATVMVLMSTYFLFGSFMRPVIAYLLNNGIEVDFDAIPVSKLRGRMNISFALIILTTALMIGTLANQRATDLVNHPETQAEAVANLQRHTSYITVAAVAIGLIFSTVLAQSVAVRVRALVDSMKRVQTGDLSARLTPTGNDEIDIVTRQFNEMVSQLDRNDHTIRDLNANLEKKVKQRTRQLSKKKRELQVSFRQLQEHDRLKTQFFSNVSHELRTPLTMILAPIEELLNKRQQQLPGDAGYMLDVALVNGRRLLGLINRLLEFSKLEAGHAQVNLSAVQLNDMVNELAASARPLAGQRQIELKVVLDDKLPDIGADTDKLDSVITNLLSNALKFTPAGGTVEVRTGRDDSRVYVYVKDSGIGIAPDDHGRVFDRFVQLDGSTARKYSGTGLGLSLVKEIIELHGGKIQIDSDVGRGATFWFWLPITEPPTEVARQVSAMARSCRFADLVTCEANDAAPVEQVAAPDGAPTVLVADDTPEMRGLLLSVLRDEYHVVTAEDGEQGTQLARQILPDIILSDVMMPVTDGYEFCRRMKDNSVTARIPFILLTAKADRSMKIEGLDIGADDYLVKPFDAEELRARVRSLLRLRALDRKLDERNTELEHTLTALQNTQTQMMQMAHLAGMTEITTGVLHNVGNVLNNVNISTTVLGERLRQLRVDGLGKVVKLLDEHADDLETFLARDRRGAQLKDYLGGLAKALAADQQDLLSELGFLTDKVEHIRSIIVAEQNYAKRVSFKELCDLSSLIEDVLLMRSHSLQKNRITVERDFQPLPQMVLERSKLLQVIENLIKNATESIVSADGPRRLIAIRIGRANDRVRLTVTDTGRGIDPEHVNRIFNFGFTTKKSGNGFGLHSAANAMAEMGGKISAHSDGLGQGATFMLEIPLITELADDDDTSGVVEESEASLATV